CTTGCAGACAGCTTGTCTTTGGCGCAGGTAGCGGCATGCGTACATATGAATCCGAACTATTTTAGCAAGCTGTTTAAACAGGAAACAGGTAAAAACTATATTGAGTATGTAACGGAAGCGAGAATGGAATGGGCTAGCCGTTTGTTGAAGGAAACGCCAGCGAAGGTGAGCGAGATCGCTAAGCGGGTAGGATATGAGGATATGAAGCATTTTAACCAGCTGTTTAAGCGTTACAGTGGCGAAACGCCTTCGCAATATCGTTCAAGATGAATCGATGAAGGTGAAAATATCCCCCGTAAGGGCTTAATTTTCCCCCCTACGACTTCACGTCTGTCTTATCTATACTAGGGTTATCACTAAAGGGGGAATATTTGAATGAAGAAGAGATTTGTGTTTATAACGACAATTATCTTAATGATTGCCCTTTTGGCAACCGCTTGCAACAATAGCGGAAACAAGGAACAGAGCAATGAAGGTAACAAAAGCTCTGAAGAAAAAACGAAAATTTCAATATGGCATAACTTCGCGGGAGACGATCTTCGTGCCAAAGCGGTTAGAGACCTGATCGACAAGTATAAAGAGGAGCATCCGGAGGTTGAGGTAGACGCGCAAGCGATCCCGGTTGACGGTTACCGTCAACGCCTAAGCACAGTGGCTGCAGCAAATGAAATGCCAGACGTATTTTTCGTTTATGCGGGCAGCCAATCCCAAGAGTTCTATGATGCCGACAAGCTTCAACCGATTACAGAGTTGATGGATAAATACCCAGAATGGAAAAACAATTTCTTGGCAGGGGCATTCGACCGCTATGAGTTTGAAAAAGGACAAATCTTCACAGCGCCGCTCGGGATGTCAGCAACTTCGTTCATGTATTATAACAAAGATCTTTTCGAGAAGCATAGTGTAAAAGTGCCGACTACTTGGGAAGAGATGATGACTGCAATTAAAACGTTCAACGACAACGGCATTACGCCGATTGCCCTCGGCAATAAAGCGCCATGGGTTGCACAATCGACGATTATCGGTTCGTTGGCAGACCGCGTGACGGGCACGGAATGGTTCTTGAAAGCTGCAGCTCAAGATGGAGCATCTTTTACAGATCCTGTGTTCATTGACGCTTTGGGCAAGTACAAAGAGCTCGTTGACAATAAAGCGTTTCAAGATGGCGCAAACAGCATCGACAACACGCAAGCAGAGCAATACTTCATTCAAGGAAAGGCAGCTATGATGATTAACGGCGCATGGTCGCTTACGAATCTTGCAGCATCCGCAACTCCTGAGCAGTTGGCACCTATCGAAGTCACAACAATGCCTGGCATAGAAGGTGGAGCAGGCAAACCGAATACGATTTCCGGTGGCGCAGGCGCAGGCTTCGCGCTTAACAAAAATACAAAAGGCGCACAGAAGCAGGCAGCGCTTGATCTGATCTACGCAGTAAGCGGACCGGATGGCCAAAAGGCGATCGCAGAAAGCAACTCAATGGTTATGTACAAAGTAGAACTGGATAAGTCGAAAGTAAGCCCGCTTTACTTCAAAGCTTATGAATTGGCTGTGAATTCTGAAATTACGCCGGTATATGACGCCTATTTATCTGCTGAAGCAGGCGAAGTGATCAACAACGGTCTTCAAGAGCTTATGATGGGCGGTAAGCCGGAGGATGTAGCTAAAAAACTGCAGGATGCGCAAGCGCGTTCGACTAAAAAGTAATCAGACAAAAGTACGTAAAGGAGGCTGTCGCCATGCCTGCATCATTGCGCAGCAGAAGCTTCGTCATCATGGCGCTGCTTCCTGCACTACTCATCTTTATTATCTTTGCGATCGTCCCGATTTTTTGGTCAGCTTACTACGGTTTCTTTGAGTGGAAGGGACTCGGTGCTGCTAAGCTTATCGGGTT
This genomic stretch from Paenibacillus sp. FSL H7-0737 harbors:
- a CDS encoding extracellular solute-binding protein, with the translated sequence MKKRFVFITTIILMIALLATACNNSGNKEQSNEGNKSSEEKTKISIWHNFAGDDLRAKAVRDLIDKYKEEHPEVEVDAQAIPVDGYRQRLSTVAAANEMPDVFFVYAGSQSQEFYDADKLQPITELMDKYPEWKNNFLAGAFDRYEFEKGQIFTAPLGMSATSFMYYNKDLFEKHSVKVPTTWEEMMTAIKTFNDNGITPIALGNKAPWVAQSTIIGSLADRVTGTEWFLKAAAQDGASFTDPVFIDALGKYKELVDNKAFQDGANSIDNTQAEQYFIQGKAAMMINGAWSLTNLAASATPEQLAPIEVTTMPGIEGGAGKPNTISGGAGAGFALNKNTKGAQKQAALDLIYAVSGPDGQKAIAESNSMVMYKVELDKSKVSPLYFKAYELAVNSEITPVYDAYLSAEAGEVINNGLQELMMGGKPEDVAKKLQDAQARSTKK